The Methanococcoides methylutens MM1 genome has a window encoding:
- a CDS encoding ribosome biogenesis/translation initiation ATPase RLI has protein sequence MRIAILNKDRCQPRRCSHECEKYCPRVRTGDETIVFGEDGKAIISEELCVGCGICVNKCPFDAIMIIGLPEALTEPTHRYGPNGFALYGLPTPQVGRVTGILGPNGIGKSTSVQILSGALVPNFGGENGDWEKVLEHYSGTAMHDYFKDVIDGKIKVSQKPQYVDMIPKAFNGKTIDLLEGTDERGALDDLIERLDLAPIIDRNIGDLSGGELQRVAIAACAARDADFYFFDEISPYLDIYQRINSSQIIQELSAEKAVLVVEHDLAILDMLSDVVQVAYGVPAGYGVVTHPKGVRVAINQYLKGYLPEENVRIRPDAITFEVHPPRVESDIATLVDYNAFSKKYGETFSLETDSGSLKEGEVIGIVGPNGIGKSTFVKILAGEIEPDEGELDIDVSISYKPQYIKGDNPMQVQMFLRSITRRFDTSYYQAEVIKPLNLEPLFEKMLSELSGGELQRVAIAACLSRDADLYILDEPSAHLDVEQRSLATKAIKRFAENNGKTAMVVDHDIYMIDMLSERLIVFEGKPAVYGKAHPPSSMQDGMNKFLSDLDITFRRDEDTSRPRVNKPGSRLDREQKAQGEYYYRLDE, from the coding sequence ATGCGAATTGCAATATTGAATAAGGATAGATGCCAGCCAAGGCGATGCAGCCACGAATGTGAAAAATACTGCCCCAGGGTCAGGACCGGCGATGAGACCATCGTCTTTGGAGAGGACGGCAAGGCCATCATTTCCGAAGAACTCTGTGTAGGCTGCGGTATCTGTGTCAACAAATGTCCTTTTGATGCTATCATGATCATCGGTCTGCCGGAAGCACTGACCGAACCGACCCACAGGTATGGTCCCAACGGTTTTGCCCTCTACGGACTTCCCACCCCGCAGGTTGGGAGGGTGACAGGTATCCTTGGTCCGAACGGTATCGGTAAAAGTACGTCCGTCCAGATCCTCTCAGGAGCACTTGTCCCTAACTTCGGCGGGGAGAACGGCGACTGGGAAAAGGTCCTGGAGCACTATTCCGGAACCGCTATGCATGATTATTTCAAGGATGTTATCGACGGCAAGATCAAGGTGTCCCAGAAGCCACAGTACGTGGACATGATCCCAAAGGCCTTCAACGGAAAGACAATTGATCTTCTGGAAGGTACCGACGAGCGCGGTGCACTGGACGACCTTATCGAAAGGCTCGATCTGGCACCTATAATCGACCGCAATATCGGTGATCTCAGTGGTGGTGAACTGCAGAGGGTTGCCATTGCAGCCTGTGCTGCAAGAGATGCGGATTTCTATTTCTTTGATGAGATCAGTCCGTACCTGGATATCTATCAGCGTATCAATTCCTCACAGATCATACAGGAACTTTCAGCCGAGAAGGCAGTCCTTGTGGTAGAGCACGACCTCGCCATACTGGATATGCTCTCAGATGTGGTACAGGTGGCCTATGGTGTTCCTGCCGGGTATGGTGTGGTGACACATCCGAAAGGCGTGCGTGTTGCTATCAACCAGTACCTCAAAGGATATCTCCCAGAGGAAAATGTCCGTATCAGGCCTGATGCCATCACTTTCGAGGTACATCCTCCACGTGTGGAATCAGATATAGCGACACTTGTGGACTATAACGCGTTCTCCAAGAAATATGGTGAAACCTTCTCACTGGAGACCGATTCCGGCTCCCTGAAAGAAGGAGAGGTCATCGGTATCGTGGGTCCTAATGGTATTGGTAAATCTACCTTCGTGAAGATCCTTGCAGGAGAGATCGAACCCGATGAGGGCGAGCTGGACATTGACGTATCCATATCTTACAAACCCCAGTACATCAAGGGTGACAACCCCATGCAGGTGCAGATGTTCCTGAGGAGCATTACCCGCAGGTTCGATACAAGTTACTATCAGGCAGAGGTCATCAAACCTCTGAATCTTGAGCCTCTCTTCGAGAAGATGCTCAGTGAGCTCAGTGGTGGTGAACTGCAGAGAGTAGCAATTGCTGCATGTCTCTCAAGAGATGCCGACCTGTACATTCTTGACGAGCCGAGTGCCCACCTTGATGTTGAACAGCGTTCCCTTGCCACAAAGGCGATCAAGAGATTTGCTGAGAACAATGGTAAGACCGCAATGGTCGTTGACCACGATATTTACATGATCGACATGCTCAGTGAAAGGCTGATCGTTTTCGAAGGTAAGCCTGCTGTGTATGGTAAGGCACACCCTCCATCGAGCATGCAGGACGGCATGAACAAGTTCCTTTCAGACCTTGATATAACGTTCAGAAGGGATGAGGACACATCACGTCCAAGGGTTAACAAACCGGGTTCCCGCCTTGACAGGGAACAGAAAGCACAGGGTGAATATTACTACAGGCTGGATGAGTGA
- a CDS encoding DUF11 domain-containing protein has translation MYLKRIALAVLMLLIFTGISSAADEFQYEEIWVHQGVFDLADGDRASAEKYTVKVHEINKEDEGYSATLLLYIDGEFRKSFFADDSLNNEYVHEKDLKVKTLSIDPAKVTLELYLHEYELVWIPSESQKLAVEETAETDNAVIKLLNVSDSIATLEVTTDDKTRVDEYETNDYRKYSDEIMARVTYIDMVNQEINLQVYHPGKPEFKVQINDLEEDYSPNHPASFEIYLKNIGTIPARGITITTSASNGQIEPESYDLAMLDTLKIYRVPISLTLPETPVEENIKIDVNVDGYDYRGNNYRNTTTVQTKVQPYILIEKTIDTHLMEDEDRTRRRIIVDMVVYNNASIGHEVTIQDPLPSGFRPLVIDSTDWTMFIGAGRSETIQYKAIPMVAGTYDLGPAVASWYSQGETYSVLSDGAAVTIDVEGALLEIEKEVSLSDILTGEEVDITVTITNSGTVDVEGSLAEKIPEGFRFVSGENTWEGTLEGGDKKQLSYTLLAQEEVIIDLPPAIVSYTDEDGLEGDFRSNVVKLYVYSLGTPDKTIESEDIDTNSEPVSRAEHATFLLSSFATIAGVLSIIPLIAYYYIRRSH, from the coding sequence ATGTATTTAAAGCGTATTGCTCTTGCAGTCCTGATGCTTCTTATTTTTACCGGCATATCCTCCGCTGCAGATGAATTCCAGTACGAGGAGATCTGGGTCCATCAGGGAGTCTTCGATCTTGCAGATGGAGACCGGGCATCCGCTGAGAAATACACTGTGAAGGTCCATGAGATCAATAAGGAAGATGAAGGATATTCCGCCACACTGCTCCTGTACATTGACGGGGAGTTCCGGAAGAGCTTCTTTGCTGATGATTCGTTGAACAATGAGTACGTCCATGAAAAGGACCTCAAGGTCAAAACACTCTCAATTGACCCTGCTAAGGTAACTCTTGAGCTATACCTCCACGAGTACGAACTTGTCTGGATACCATCAGAAAGTCAGAAACTTGCAGTGGAAGAAACGGCAGAGACGGACAATGCCGTCATCAAGCTGCTAAATGTCAGTGACAGCATTGCGACACTGGAGGTCACGACCGATGATAAGACCCGGGTTGACGAGTACGAAACAAACGATTACAGAAAGTATTCCGATGAAATAATGGCAAGGGTCACATACATCGACATGGTCAACCAGGAGATAAATCTGCAAGTGTACCATCCCGGAAAGCCGGAATTCAAAGTTCAGATCAACGACCTTGAAGAAGATTATTCCCCCAACCACCCCGCCTCTTTCGAGATATACCTGAAGAACATCGGTACGATACCTGCAAGGGGAATTACCATCACCACATCTGCAAGTAATGGCCAGATCGAACCGGAGAGTTATGACCTTGCAATGCTTGACACGCTCAAGATATACCGGGTACCGATCAGCCTCACATTACCTGAAACTCCGGTCGAGGAGAATATAAAGATCGATGTGAACGTTGATGGGTATGACTACCGCGGGAACAATTACCGGAATACCACAACAGTACAGACAAAAGTGCAACCTTACATCTTAATTGAAAAGACCATCGACACCCATCTTATGGAAGATGAGGACAGGACCAGAAGAAGGATCATCGTCGACATGGTGGTCTACAACAATGCAAGTATTGGACATGAAGTAACCATCCAAGACCCTCTGCCTTCGGGATTCAGACCTCTTGTAATAGACTCCACAGACTGGACAATGTTCATCGGTGCAGGAAGATCAGAGACCATTCAATACAAAGCAATTCCCATGGTAGCCGGGACCTATGATCTTGGACCGGCAGTTGCAAGCTGGTACTCGCAGGGTGAGACATACAGCGTCCTATCAGATGGCGCGGCAGTTACCATCGATGTGGAAGGAGCATTGCTGGAGATCGAGAAGGAGGTCAGTCTCAGTGACATACTCACCGGAGAAGAAGTTGACATAACCGTAACGATAACGAACAGCGGTACCGTTGATGTGGAGGGTTCCCTGGCAGAGAAGATACCTGAAGGTTTCAGGTTTGTCAGCGGAGAAAATACATGGGAAGGAACACTTGAAGGGGGAGATAAAAAGCAACTCTCCTATACATTGCTTGCACAGGAAGAAGTCATTATAGACCTGCCCCCTGCAATTGTTTCCTATACTGATGAGGATGGTCTTGAGGGAGATTTTAGATCCAATGTTGTGAAACTCTATGTGTATTCACTTGGAACCCCTGATAAGACCATCGAAAGTGAGGATATTGATACGAACAGTGAGCCGGTCTCAAGAGCTGAACACGCAACATTCCTGCTATCCTCTTTTGCCACCATAGCAGGCGTGCTTTCCATCATCCCGCTTATTGCATATTATTATATACGCAGGTCGCATTAA
- the hisF gene encoding imidazole glycerol phosphate synthase subunit HisF, producing the protein MLTKRIIPCLDVTLDSEGGTVVKGVEFVDLKKAGDPVDLAKRYNEQGADELVFLDITASHEGRSTMIDVIERTANEVFIPLTVGGGINSVEDVRQILRAGADKVSINTAAVKNPQLIKEASDIFGSQCIVTAIDCKRNPDVENNPDKTIIELEDGTPAWYEVVIYGGRKPTGLDAVQWAKKVEELGSGEILLTSMDRDGTYDGFDIPITRKLSEELEIPIIASGGVGKPEHMYGGFVDGKADAGLAASIFHFGEFTVRDVKEALEKKNIPVRL; encoded by the coding sequence ATGCTTACAAAGAGGATTATCCCGTGTCTTGATGTCACCCTTGATTCAGAAGGTGGCACTGTTGTCAAAGGTGTCGAGTTCGTAGATCTCAAAAAGGCAGGTGACCCTGTTGACCTCGCAAAACGCTACAACGAACAGGGCGCGGATGAACTTGTTTTCCTGGACATTACAGCTTCCCACGAAGGCCGCTCAACAATGATCGATGTGATCGAGCGTACTGCCAATGAGGTCTTTATCCCTCTCACCGTGGGTGGTGGAATAAACTCTGTTGAGGATGTCAGGCAGATCCTGAGGGCAGGTGCTGACAAGGTATCCATCAACACTGCTGCTGTGAAGAACCCACAGCTGATCAAGGAAGCTTCCGATATCTTCGGTTCCCAGTGTATTGTTACAGCAATCGATTGCAAGCGCAATCCGGACGTTGAGAACAATCCTGATAAGACCATCATCGAGCTTGAGGACGGGACTCCTGCATGGTATGAGGTTGTGATCTATGGTGGTCGCAAACCCACAGGCCTGGATGCTGTCCAGTGGGCGAAGAAGGTCGAGGAACTTGGATCTGGCGAGATATTGCTGACAAGCATGGACCGTGATGGTACCTACGATGGTTTCGATATCCCTATCACAAGAAAGCTCTCAGAAGAACTGGAGATCCCTATCATCGCTTCCGGTGGCGTGGGTAAGCCTGAGCACATGTATGGCGGTTTTGTTGATGGCAAGGCCGATGCAGGACTTGCAGCCAGTATCTTCCACTTCGGTGAGTTCACTGTGCGTGATGTGAAAGAAGCACTGGAGAAAAAGAACATCCCTGTCAGGCTCTAA
- a CDS encoding MazG nucleotide pyrophosphohydrolase domain-containing protein: protein MEITEFQKLMYDLYAHNDKRRGAAATTLWLVEEIGELAEAVRREDMENLREELADCFAWIGALANLFDIDLEEAFLEKYPLVCPTCGKNPCICTD from the coding sequence ATGGAGATCACAGAATTCCAGAAGCTGATGTACGACCTGTACGCACACAATGACAAACGCAGGGGGGCAGCTGCAACCACTCTCTGGCTGGTCGAGGAGATCGGCGAGCTGGCAGAGGCGGTCCGCAGGGAGGACATGGAGAACCTGAGGGAAGAGCTTGCAGATTGCTTTGCCTGGATCGGAGCGCTGGCAAACCTTTTTGATATCGATCTTGAGGAAGCTTTCCTGGAGAAGTATCCGCTTGTGTGTCCCACATGCGGGAAGAACCCGTGCATTTGCACTGACTGA
- a CDS encoding DUF3656 domain-containing protein, with translation MTKIPELLAPAGNWESFVAAVENGADAVYLGAKTLGARAYAGNFTLEEIREAIDYAHLRGVKVFVTVNTLVKDQQMKNAAKLLCSLSEYGVDAVIVQDIGLLSLAKELVPELPIHASTQMTIHNTEGVRFLEELGVKRVVLAREMSLEEIRSVKQATNVEIETFVHGALCISYSGQCLLSSMIGGRSGNRGHCAQPCRKMYELEMDGQVVETEGPYLLSPKDLNTTEMLPQLIEAGVESFKIEGRMKRPEYVAGVVSTYRNLIDRYMEDPDSYFVSPEESLLLEQLFNRDFTDVYLKGDSTRGMMSREQPYNRGVVAGTVVGYNEEERRIIVELSGELELGDGIGAEGLEDAGENITRIVLNGKEVDSATTGDVVEVPFFEEVPSGSLIYRTLDRSLMESLKKTFTSPKPIRKVPVNLKSDISAGSVLKLKMEDNDGNSVSVKSDYVVEPAQKKPTAEEQIQQQFSKLGNSVFEPVDMYVNVTGDVFIPIKVLNDIRNLAVSRLEAARVEKWHRSPKGKCKVPKVTCEEVDVDKPLLVVSVDDSQRLEAAIEGGADVIYVGGEVFRGREPLELKEAVERCRSEGRKIYVNTPKIVSDEAMGRIQKTLELAKELGVDGAVVSNYGTFRLVKEAGMAVIADSPMNVFNLHSYAAMKEFGADSIVLSPEMSLEQVEDVAQCGPVECIIHGRLEVMESRYCMVGDLFGSGSGCPRFCEDGEFELYDEKEYCFPLLMDSDCRMHVLNSKELCMVENLGKLVRAGVSAVRIEARTMDASMVKKVTRRYRNVLDGKKKAGKCKDITDGYTAGHYMRGVL, from the coding sequence ATGACAAAAATACCTGAACTTCTGGCCCCTGCAGGCAACTGGGAATCCTTCGTCGCTGCTGTGGAGAATGGTGCAGATGCTGTTTATCTTGGTGCTAAGACCCTGGGTGCCAGGGCCTATGCAGGCAATTTCACCCTTGAGGAGATACGTGAGGCTATAGACTACGCCCACCTTCGCGGGGTAAAGGTCTTTGTTACGGTAAATACGCTGGTCAAGGACCAGCAGATGAAGAACGCTGCGAAACTGCTGTGTTCTCTGAGCGAGTATGGTGTCGATGCTGTCATTGTACAGGACATCGGTCTGCTTTCTCTCGCAAAGGAGCTCGTTCCTGAACTTCCGATACATGCAAGCACCCAGATGACCATCCACAATACCGAAGGTGTGCGTTTTCTTGAAGAGCTTGGCGTCAAAAGGGTCGTGCTTGCAAGGGAGATGTCCCTTGAGGAGATCAGGTCGGTAAAGCAGGCTACTAATGTTGAGATCGAGACCTTCGTCCATGGGGCACTCTGCATCTCCTACTCCGGACAATGCCTGCTGAGCAGCATGATCGGCGGCAGGAGCGGTAACCGTGGGCATTGTGCACAGCCATGCAGGAAGATGTATGAGCTTGAAATGGATGGTCAGGTCGTAGAGACCGAGGGTCCTTACCTATTGAGCCCGAAAGACCTTAACACAACAGAAATGCTTCCGCAGCTTATCGAGGCAGGCGTGGAGTCCTTTAAGATAGAAGGCAGGATGAAGCGCCCTGAATATGTGGCAGGTGTTGTGAGCACATACAGGAATCTGATCGACCGTTACATGGAAGATCCTGATTCATACTTCGTATCTCCTGAAGAATCACTTTTACTTGAACAACTTTTCAACAGGGATTTCACTGATGTTTATCTTAAAGGCGACTCAACAAGAGGCATGATGAGCCGTGAACAGCCATACAACCGCGGAGTGGTTGCCGGTACCGTTGTGGGCTACAACGAGGAAGAAAGGCGGATCATCGTAGAGCTTTCCGGAGAACTGGAATTAGGTGATGGTATCGGTGCCGAGGGACTGGAGGATGCAGGTGAGAACATCACACGCATCGTTCTGAACGGAAAGGAAGTCGATTCAGCTACAACAGGCGATGTTGTAGAGGTCCCGTTCTTTGAGGAGGTCCCTTCCGGAAGCCTGATCTACAGGACCCTTGACAGGTCCCTGATGGAATCGCTGAAAAAGACCTTCACATCCCCGAAGCCTATTCGGAAGGTTCCTGTGAATCTCAAATCGGATATTTCTGCAGGTTCAGTTCTGAAGCTCAAGATGGAGGATAATGATGGCAATTCGGTGTCTGTGAAATCAGATTACGTTGTCGAGCCTGCCCAGAAGAAGCCGACAGCTGAAGAGCAGATCCAGCAGCAGTTCTCAAAACTGGGTAATTCTGTCTTTGAGCCAGTCGATATGTATGTGAATGTTACAGGCGATGTGTTCATTCCCATCAAGGTCCTTAACGACATAAGGAACCTGGCGGTTTCCCGGCTTGAGGCTGCCAGGGTGGAAAAATGGCATCGTTCCCCGAAAGGTAAATGCAAGGTTCCAAAGGTAACCTGCGAAGAGGTGGATGTGGATAAGCCGCTGCTCGTGGTGAGTGTTGATGATTCACAGAGGCTTGAGGCTGCCATCGAAGGCGGTGCAGATGTTATCTATGTCGGAGGAGAAGTTTTCAGGGGAAGGGAACCTCTGGAACTGAAGGAAGCCGTTGAAAGGTGCAGAAGTGAAGGTCGGAAGATCTACGTGAACACACCGAAGATCGTGTCGGACGAAGCTATGGGTCGGATTCAGAAGACATTGGAACTTGCAAAGGAGCTTGGTGTTGATGGTGCAGTGGTTTCAAACTACGGTACGTTCAGGCTTGTGAAGGAAGCAGGCATGGCTGTTATCGCAGACAGTCCTATGAACGTTTTCAATCTTCATTCCTATGCAGCAATGAAGGAGTTTGGTGCAGATTCTATAGTTCTGTCCCCGGAGATGTCGCTTGAGCAGGTAGAGGATGTCGCACAATGTGGTCCTGTGGAATGTATTATCCACGGCAGGCTGGAGGTCATGGAATCACGCTACTGTATGGTCGGCGACCTGTTCGGCTCAGGCAGCGGATGTCCCCGCTTTTGCGAGGACGGGGAGTTCGAACTCTATGATGAGAAAGAGTATTGTTTCCCGCTTCTCATGGACAGCGATTGCAGGATGCATGTACTGAACTCGAAAGAGCTGTGCATGGTCGAGAACCTTGGTAAGCTTGTCAGGGCTGGCGTGTCGGCTGTGAGGATCGAAGCAAGAACAATGGATGCCTCCATGGTGAAAAAGGTCACACGACGTTATCGCAATGTCCTTGATGGAAAGAAGAAAGCTGGCAAATGCAAGGATATCACTGATGGTTATACT